GGGGGCGGTCACCGGGGCGCTGGTATTCGAGGGGCTGGCGAAAGATATCGAAGACGCGGAGCGCGTCGCGGCCTCGGGCGACATCACCTTCTCGCCGTGCCACGAGCACGACTGCGTGGGTTCGATGGCGGGCGTCACCTCCGCGTCGATGTTTATGCACATCGTGGAGAATAAAACCTACGGCAACCGCGCGTTTACCAACCTCAGCGAGCAGATGGCGAAGATCCTGCGCATGGGTGCCAACGATCAGAGCGTGATCGACCGTCTGAACTGGATGCGTGACGTGCTCGGCCCGATGCTGCGCGACGCAATGAACATTCTCGGCGAAATCGATCTGCGTCTGATGCTGGCGCAGGCGCTGCATATGGGTGACGAGTGCCACAACCGCAACAACGCGGGCACCACGCTGTTGATCCAGGCGCTGACGCCGGGGCTGATTCAGGCGGGGTATCCGGTAGAGCAGCAGCGCGAAGTGTTCGAATTTGTCGCCAGCAGCGACTACTTCTCCGGCCCGACGTGGATGGCGATGTGCAAGGCCGCGCTCGACGCCGCGCACGGTATCGAGTACAGCACCGTGGTCACCACCATGGCGCGCAACGGCTACGAGTTTGGCCTGCGCGTCTCCGGCCTGCCGGGGCAGTGGTTCACCGGCCCGGCGCAGCAGGTAATTGGCCCGATGTTCGCAGGCTACAGGCCGGAAGACTCCGGGCTGGACATCGGCGACAGCGCCATCACCGAAACCTACGGCATTGGCGGCTTCGCGATGGCAACCGCCCCGGCGATTGTGGCGCTGGTGGGCGGCACCGTAGAGGAGGCCGTCGACGTCTCCCGCCAGATGCGCGAAATCACCCTCGGGGAAAACCCCAACGTCACCATTCCGCTGCTGTCGTTCATGGGCATTCCGACCGCCATCGACATCACCAGGGTAGCGGGCAGCGGCATTTTGCCGGTGATCAACACCGCCATTGCCCACAAGGACGCCGGTATCGGCATGATTGGCGCGGGCATTGTTCACCCGCCGTTTAGCTGTTTTGAAAAGGCGCTGTTGACCTTCCGCGATCGCTACTTTTTATAAGGCATGCATCCATGAAAAACATGAAACTGGAGTGGAAAAGAGGTGACTGGGCGGCGTATTTCGGGTTGATGACCAACAACCTGACCAATTTGCTGACCATGATGGGGCTGCTCATTTTTGTCGTCGGCATCCCGAAGGAGATTGTTTATGGACGTATCGCGCCAGCCTTCGGGCTGGCGGTTCTGGTGGCGAGCGTCTGCTACACCTGGTTTGGCCTGCAGATGGCGCGCCAGACCGGGCGTAACGACGTGACCGCGCTGCCGTCGGGCCCCAGCGCGCCGTCGATTTTCACCGTGACCTTTCTGGTGCTGATGCCGGTCTATCAGCAAACCGGCGATGCGGATTTCGCCATTCAGATTGGCCTGGTGTGGTGCTTCGTTGAGGCGCTGATCCTCGCGGGCGGCTCCTTCCTCGGGGAGACCATCCGCAGGATGATCCCGCGCACCGTGCTGCTGTCGTGCCTCTCTGGCCTTGGTTTGCTGCTGCTGGCGATGAACCCGATGCTGCAGGCCTTCGAAGCGCCGACCGTGTCGTTCATCGTACTGCTGCTGATTTTCATCAACTGGTTCGGCAAGAAGCCGATCTTTGCCCGCATTCCGACCGGCCTGCTGCTGTTGATCGCCGGTACTCTGCTGGCGTGGATCTCCGGCCTGCAAAGCCCGGAAGCGATCAGGGCCTCAATGTCGTCGTTCGGCTTTAACCCGCCATCCGTACACATCGACGGCTTTATGCAGGGTCTGCCGCACGCGCTGCCGTATCTGGCCTCCGCCGTGCCGCTGGGGCTGGCGAACTACATCTTTGACCTGGAGAACATCGAGAGCGCCCACGCGGCGGGAGACGAATACCCGACGCGTAAAGTGATGCTGGCGAACGGCCTGGCGTCGATGCTCGGCTGTCTGATGGGCAACCCGTTCCCGGTGACGGTCTACGTGGGCCACGCGGGCTGGAAGGCAATGGGGGCCAGCATCGGCTACACCCTGGCCTCCGGCGTGACCATGTTCATCGTGCCGCTGTTCGGGCTGGGGGCCTTTATGCTCGCCATCATTCCGATGACCGCCATCGTGCCGATCCTGGTGTTTATCGGCGTGGTCACCGCCAACCAGGTGGTGCGCGAAACGCCGAAGGTGGAGGTGCCCGTTATCTTCATCTGCCTGTTCCCGTGGATCGCCAACTGGGCGCTGACCATGGTGAATAGCGTGATGGGCGCGGCGGGCACCAGCGCGGCGAAAATAGGGACTGACGTGCTGCACAGCAAAGGGATTTACTACGAAGGGCTGGTGCATCTCGGCAGCGGCGCGCCGCTCGCCAGCATGCTCTGGGGCTGTATCGCCATCTTCGCCATCATCAACAAACCGCTGCGCGGCGCGGTAGCTGCCGCAGGTGGCGCGCTGCTGGCGCTGTTCGGGGTGATCCACGCGCCGGTGGTCGGCTTCGCCGAGGGCAGCTCGCTGCTGTTCGTCACGGCCTACCTGATGATGGGCGGCATGTTCGTGGTGAAGCATGTGCTGGACAGTCGCGAGACGGCAAGCGCGGCGGCACCGGTTTCTGAGTCCTGATAATGCCTGATGCCCTCACCCTAACCCTCTCCCACGGGGAGAGGGAACGTTAATCCCCCTCTCCCTGTGGGAGAGGGCCGGGGTGAGGGCACCAGAACGCACCTTTTTAAAGGAAAACAAATGAAAGAGCTCATGGTCGTCGCCATCGGCGGCAACAGCATTATCAAAGATAACGCCAGTCAGTCGGTGGAACATCAGGCCCAGGCGGTAAAAGCGGTAGCTGAGTCGGTGCTGGAGATGCTGGCATCCGACTATGACATTGTGCTCACCCACGGCAACGGCCCGCAGGTGGGGCTGGATCTGCGCCGCGCCGAAATTGCCCACGAGCGTGAAGGGCTGCCGCTCACCCCGCTGGCCAACTGCGTGGCGGATACGCAGGGCGGCATCGGCTACCTGATCCAGCAGGCGCTGAACAACCGCCTGGCGGCGCGCGGCGAGCAAAAAGCGGTCACCGTTGTTACGCAGGTGGAGGTGGATGAAAACGATCCGGGCTTTACCCATCCCACCAAACCCATTGGCGCGTTCTTCAGCGAGGCGCAGCGCGATGCGCTCCAGCTTGAGCATCCGGCATGGCAGTTCGTTGAAGATTCTGGCCGGGGCTATCGTCGCGTGGTGGCCTCGCCGCAGCCGCTGCGCATTGTAGAAGCCGATGCCATTAAAACGCTGACGCAAAAAGGCTTCGTGGTGATAGGCGCGGGCGGCGGCGGTATTCCGGTGGTCCGTACACAAGCGGGCGAGTATCAGAGCGTGGACGCGGTGATCGATAAAGATCTCTCCACCGCGCTGCTGGCGCGCGAGATCCACGCCGACGTGCTGGTCATCACCACCGGCGTAGAGAAAGTGTGCATCAACTTCGGCAAGCCGAACCAGCAGGCTCTGGACCGGGTGAGCGTGGCGCAGATGACGCGCTACAGGGAGGAGGGACACTTCCCGGCGGGCAGTATGCTGCCGAAAATCGTTGCCTCTCTGGAATTCCTGCATCATGGCGGCAAACGCGTGGTGATTACCTCACCGGACTGCCTGGCCGCGGCGCTGCGCGGCGAAACCGGTACCCATATTGTTAATGAAGGAAGATAAGATGAAAGAGAATAAAAGCCGCCGCGAGTTTATTAGCCAGAGCGGCAAAATGGTCACCGCCTGCGCGCTGTTTGGCGCGACCGGTTCCGTCGCGTATGCTGCCGATAGCGCAAAGCCAACCTGCGAGACCGGCAAACCAATGAGCATCACCGCAAAACACTACTACCTGGATAACGTGCTGCTGGAGGCCGGGTTTACTTTCGACGGCGGGGTGGCGACAAGCACCCGCACCGAGCAGAAAACGCTGGAGATCCGGGACGGCAAAATCGTCGCCCTGCGCGACAACCAAAGCCACGCCGACGCCACGCTGCCGCACTATGACGCGGGCGGTAAACTGATGCTCCCGGCGATGCGCGATATGCATATCCACCTCGATAAAACCTTTTACGGCGGCCCGTGGCGCTCGCTTAACCGCCCGGCGGGCACCACCATTCAGGATATGATCCGCCTTGAGCAAAAGCTGCTGCCGGAGCTGCAGCCCTACACTCAGGCGCGTGCAGAAAAGCTGATCGACCTGATTCAGTCGAAAGGTTCCACCATCGCCCGTAGCCACTGCAACATCGAGCCGGTATCCGGCCTGAAAAATCTCGAAAACCTGCAGGCGGTGCTGGCGCGTCGCAGCGCAGGATTTGACTGCGAAATCGTGGCCTTCCCGCAGCACGGCCTGCTGTTATCGAACTCTGAAAAGCTGATGCGCGAAGCGATGCAGGCCGGGGCGCACTACGTGGGCGGGCTGGATCCGACTAACGTGGACGGCGCAATGGAGAAGTCGCTTGATACCATGTTCCAGATTGCGCTGGACTACGACAAAGGGGTGGACACCCACCTGCATGAAACCAGCCCGGCGGGCGTGGCGGCGGTGAATTACATGGTGGAGACGGTAGAAAAAACGCCTGAACTGAAGGGTAAACTGACCATCAGCCACGCCTTCGCGCTGGCGACGCTGAACGAACAGCAGGTGGACGAGATCGCCACCCGCATGGCGGCGCAGCAGGTGACCATTGCCTCCACGGTGCCAATTGGCACACTGCACATGCCGCTGAAGCAGCTGCGCGATAAGGGCGTGTTTGTCATGACCGGCACCGACAGCGTGATCGACCACTGGTCGCCGTACGGTCTGGGGGACATGCTGGAAAAAGCCAACCTTTACGCCCAGCTCTATATCCGCCCGAACGAGCAGTCGCTCTCCCGGGCGTTGGGTATCGCCACCGGTGACGTGCTGCCGCTGAACGAGAAAGGCGAGCGCGTCTGGCCGAAAGCGCAGGATGCCGCCAGCTTTGTGCTGGTGGATGCCTCCTGCTCCGCCGAGGCCGTGGCGCGCATTTCACCGCGTACCGCGACGTTCCATAACGGCAACCTCGTCTGGGGGACGGTGGGCTGATGTGCATTTCTCCCTCTTCACGTGGGAGAGGGAGGGGTGAGGGCATCAGGCCGCACGCTCCTTTTGTAGGCCGGGTAAGCGCAGCGCCACCCGGCATTCCCGATGCTGGTATTAGTCGCTGCCCGTAAGGCTCAGTAACCTACCGTATATATCCGTCCGCTCTGCACCCCTTCCACGCTGCGGCGATAGGCCTGCGCCACGCGCGCGGCGGGGACGCTTTCAAAACCCGGGAAGAAACCGTCATAGGCGTCGGCGGACTCGGTGAGTACGGTCGGGCTAATCAAATTGATGCGGATCCCGCGCGGCAGTTCGCAGGCGGCAGCGCGGACGAACCCTTCCAGCGCGGCGTTCACCGTGGTGGCATTCACCCCCTGGGCAATCGGCTCGTGCGCCACAATGCCGCTGATGAGCGTGATAGAGCCCCCCTCGTTCAGGTAATGTTGCCCGGTTAACGCCAGGCGTACCTGTCCCAGCAGTTTGTCCTGTAAGCCCTGGTTGAAATCGCTGTCTTTCATGGTAGAGAGCGGGCCGAAGTGCAGACCACCGCTGGCAGAGACGATGGCATCCACCTTACCTACCGAGTCAAACAGCGCGCTGACGCTCTCCTGAGAGGTGATATCCACCTGCAGATCGCCCTGCGTGCGGCCCACGCGGATCGTCTCATGACGACGGCTCAACTCCTCCGTCACCGCCCGACCGACCGTACCGCTGGCACCAATAATCACGATTTTCATAGCCGACTCCTTATGTTGTGAGCATGCATTCTTTAATAAATAAGAAGTCGGATAAACTGGGCTAAAGTTAGAGGATTACTAACCAGAGGTTTGCAATATGGATAAGCTACGCGGCATGGAGACCTTTATCGCCGTGGTTGAAAGCGGAAGTTTTACCGGCGCGGCGTCCAGGCTTGAGATGTCGGCGGTGATGGTCGGGAAATACATCGCCCAGCTGGAATCGCGCCTTGGCACGCGCCTGCTGGAGCGCAATACCCGCCGCCAGAGTTTAACCGACGCCGGGCGCGTCTATTACGATGAGGCAAAGCGGGTGCTGGAGCAGGTCACCATTGCCGAAAGTGCGGTCGAACGGCTGCGCGCCACGCCCGCCGGAACGCTGCGCGTCACCGCCCCTACGTCGTTTGGCGGATGCGTGATAGCGCCACTCACCGCCACGTTTTTACAGCGCTACCCGCAGGTGCGCGTCGAACTCGATCTGACTAACCGCCGGGTCGATTTGGTCGAGGAAGGGGTCGATCTGGCAATTCGCATTGGGGACATGCATGCCGACGATGTTGTCGCGAAATATCTGTGCCCCTACCGGATGGTGATCTGCGCCGCGCCGGACTATCTGGCACGCTACGGTACGCCGCAAACGCCTGCCGACCTGGTGGATCATCTGTGTCTTTCCCATACGGTGTGGACCGCGCGCAACGAGTGGCGGCTGCCGGGCGTGGAAGGGGAGGTGCGCTGGAAACGCGATGCGGTGTTGCGCTGTAACGACGGCTACGGGTTACGCATGGCGGCCCGGGCGGGCGCGGGGCTGCTGCTTCAACCGGAGGTGCTGGTGGCGGAAGAACTGGCAAGCGGCGGGCTGGTTCGGGTGCTGGAGCACTACACCCCAACGCCGAGGCCGGTAAATCTGCTGTGGCGACAGGATCTACGCCCGCTGCCAAAACTGACAGAATTTATTGCACATCTTATCCGTCACGCGTTGGCCTGATATTTCTCTCCCCCGGATGGCGGGGGAGGAAATAAGGATAACGACAAGGGAAATAAGCGTAGCGTACGAACGGGATTTATTTTTGAATATGATTGACACGAACGACAGGCGGTGAGGATTTTTTATCCAGACTCCCGTTGATGGAGAGCATATTATCAGGTTCTACCGTTCGGCCATCAAATACTGCCTTTGGAATGACGAGATCTATTTCACCCGTTTTATCACGGAAACGGTATTTGTCCCCGGAGCCGTCGATCAAATTCCCGCGCAGTGAAATGGTGGCCCCGTCGTGCATCTCTTTAGCCTGCTCGACCGTCATGATACGTGCATCCTCGGCACCGCGATATCCATCGTCCAGGGCATGCGGTGGTGGCGGTGCCTCGCCTTTTTTCAATCCACCGTTATCGTCTGCCCAGGCCGTTGACATCAGCAGGCAGCAAAATAAGGGTGCGTAGGAAAATTTCATTCTTGCCTCCGGTAGCGTGTTGGCTTGACTTATTAAGCCTGGTTGCTATTGCTTAATCTGGCAAACGAGATGTGTCTTAAAAGGGCTTTTCCTTATAAATCATAAGGATGATTAATTTAATGGAATGCACGGAGTGACAAATGGCGGGATTTGATGGTGAAGAAGATACCTTACCCGGCGTAAACGAGAGTCGTCTGGCACTGAATTTTGAAGCCGCCTGTCAGCGCCTGGGGCTGGGCCTTCTTTTACTGATTATTTTATTGGCCGTGGCGGGCGTTTTCTCTAACGGCTATGTCAGCACGGCAACAAAAGAAAATACCGCCAAAACGCTGACGGTTAATTATGAGCGTTATGGGCGATTACAAACGGAATATAAGCTGGCCTTTACGGCGAAGGGGGTACAGGCAGACCATTATGAGTTTCGCCTGGGGGGCGATTTTAATAAGGCATTCCAGCCCGGCAGTATTACGCCGCAGCCGGACAGCATGTTCAGCCGGGGTAATACGCTGCACCTGATCTATAACAACGTCAGCAATAAACAGGACTTCACCGTCTGGCTGTATATCACCCCTACGCAATTCGGGAATACGGTCAGTTCGCTTGGTCTGAATAACCAGCCGGACATCACCTTCCGGCAATTTATCTACCCCTAGGAGAACGATATGGAGATGGTATTCCGTGCCCTGGCGATTTATCTGATTCTGCTGGTGGTATTTAAAATCGCCGGTCGTCGCGCATTGCTGCAGATGACCAGCTTCGATCTCATTCTGCTGCTCATTATCAGCGAAGCCACCCAGCAGGCGCTGCTGGGAAATGATTTCTCCGTCACCGGGGCCATGCTCACCATTGTCACGCTGGTGGTGGTCGATATTCTGTTTGGTATTGCGAAGAAATATTTCTCCGGTGCCGAGAATCTGCTGGATGGCACGCCGGTGATTCTGGTGGAAAACGGCATGCCTTTTACCGACAAACTTAAAAAGGTGGATGTCTCCTGCGACGATATTCTGGTCGCCGCGCGGCAAAACCAGGGGATCACCGAGTTCAGTAAAATCAAATATGCCATCCTGGAACGCAACGGCCACATCTCAATTATTCCTGTTGAAAGTTAAAAGGTGCGATATGAATCAATCAGCCTATAACGTAGCGAAAACCACCGGCGAACTGACCAAACAGGTCGCCAACGTTCTGACCGATCGCGGCCTGCGGTTAACCACGGCGGAGTCCTGCACGGGGGGCAATTTAGCCACCGCGCTTTGTGCGGAAGAGGGTACCGCGGCGTTCTATGACATTGGGGTGATCACCTTTAGCGATGAGGCCAAACAGAAGATGCTGGGCGTGCAGGCCTCAACGCTTGAGAAGTACACCGCCGTCAGCGAGCAGGCCGTCCGGGAGATGTCGGCAGGCGCGCTGGAACGTGCCGGGGCCGATATCAGCATCGCCATCAGCGGCTATGCCGGGCCGGACGGCGGAGACGATGGCACCCCCGCGGGCACCGTCTGGTTTGCGTGGAATTTCCACGGCCAGATCAAGACCGACCGCCAGCTCTTTTCAGGGGATTGTCAGGACGTGGTGGAGAAGTCGGTAAGGTACGCTCTGGCGGAACTGGTCGCCAGCCTCTATGCATGGAAAAAGAGCAAGGCATAAGCGCAGGGGTTATCAAAGCGTCAGACATATGATACTAAGAAGGAGATCATAAGAAAAAATAAGGTACCAACAGCATGTCATCCCAAAAACTCGCCACCAGCGTGCAAAGCCTGCAATCTTCCGCCATCCGCGAACTTCTGAAACATAGCAAAATGGCGGGCGTGATTTCGCTGGGCGGCGGCATTCCAAACCCTGCGCTTTTCGATCATGAAGGGCTAAAAATTGCGGCTGATGCCGTGTTATCCCAGCAGTTTGGCGAGGCATTTCAGTACGGCCTGACGGAAGGGGTTCCGGCGTTACGCGAGGGGATCCAGCAGATCTGTGCCGACAGAGGTATTCACTGTTCGGCGGATGACGTGGTTGTCACCTCCGGTTCGCAACAGTCTTTAGATGTGCTCGCCCGCGCCTTAATTAACCCAGGCGATATCGTTGTGGTCGAGCGCCCAACCTATTTAGCCGCACTGCAGGTGTTTGGCCTGGCGCAGGCGCAGTTTGAATCCGTGGGTACCGATGGCGATGGCATGATTGTCGATGAGCTGGAAACGCTGGTACAAAACAAAACCATCAAAGCGGTCTATATCGTCCCAACCTTTGGCAACCCGGGTGGCGTCACGCTGTCTGAGGCGCGGCGTAAGCAGCTGGTGGCCCTATCCCAGCGCTACGATTTTGTCATCATCGAAGACGACCCCTACAGCGAAATTAATTATACCGACGAGGTGTTCCGCCCGCTGATTGCCCATGCCAAAGCCATCGGTAATGAGGATAACGTCGTGTATACCTCCACCTTCTCGAAAATTCTCGCCCCGGGTACTCGCGTGGGCTGGGTGATTGTCCCTGAATGGCTGAAACGTGCGGTGGTTAACCTTAAGCAGACCACGGATCTCCACACCAGCACGCTCTCACAGCTGATGACCTCCGAGTACCTCAAAACCGGACGTCTGAAAGGGCAGATTGCCACCATCCGCGAAGCCTACCGTCAGAAGTATCAGCTTTTTGCCCGCGAGCTTGAAGCGGAACTGGGGGACGTGATGTCCTTCCATAAACCGAAAGGCGGGATGTTCCTGTGGGCCAACATGAACAATGGCATCAACACCACGCGCTGGCTGGAGAAAACCTTAAGCAACGGCGTGGTGTTCGTGCCGGGCGAGTTTTTCTACTGCGCTAACCCGGACCACACCACCTTGCGTATGTCATTTGTGACGCCAACGGATGAACAGCTTATTGATGCCGTTAAACGGTTGAAAGCCTCTTTATAAGCGGGTTCCTGACGTAGCCCTCTCTTAACGGGAGAGGGCTACGCGTCGCACTGCTTACCGCTCCCGCAGCGCCTCTTTCGCGCGGTTAAACGGTTTGATCATGTAATCCAGCACCGTTTTCTCACCGGTTTTGATATCCACCGTCGCAATCATCCCCGGCACAATCGAAAAATGCCGTCCCGCTTTGTTGACCAGATAATCCTGGCTGGTGCGGATGAACACCCGGTAGTAGAACACTTCTGGTTTCGCTTCGTCCTGAATGGTGTCCGGTGAAATGGTTTCCACCACCCCGTGCAGCCCGCCGTAAATGGCGTAATCGTAGGCGGTGATTTTCACCAGCGCCTCCTGGTTTGGGTGGATGAAGGCGATATCACGCGGGGAGAGGCGGGTCTCAATCAGCAGGTGGTCGTCCACCGGCACAATCTCCATCAGCTCGCCGTTCGGCGGGATCACGCCGCCGATGGTGGTGACTTTGATATTTTTCACGATGCCACGCACCGGGGATTTGACCGTCAGACGCGTGACGGAATCTTCCCGCCCCTTCAGGACCGCCGAGACCATATCCACTTCGGCATTGGCTTTGGATAACGCTTCGCGCGCCTGCACGTAATACTGCGAGCGCACGTCGGTAAGCTTGAGCTCCAGGTCGCTTTTCTGCCGCTGCAGACGCAACACTTCGACATGGCTGGCGGCCCCGGTTTTCACCAGACGCTGGGTGATAGCCAGCTCCTTGTTGGCAAGATCGAGCGCTGCACGCAGCTCTCGCTGGGTGTCCTCCAGTTGGGCACGACGCGAATTGTAGAGACGCGTTTCGGCGGCGATCAGATCCTTCCATTTCGCCAGCGACGGCGGGAACGTCAGCGGCAGATCGTTGACCTCGGCATACAGACGCACGCTGGAAGCCAGCGACGCGCGATAGCGGGCGGCACTTTCACCAACGTTAGATTCCGATCGCGTGGGATCGAGACGCGCCAGGATCTGACCGGCCTGGACCTGATCGCCCTCGTGGACGTTCAGTTCAGTGAGGATCCCGCCGTCGAGCGACTGTAAAACCTGCTCGCGCGAGCTGGGGATCACTTTCCCGGTCCCGGTGGAAACTTCATCAAGCACGCCGAACCACGCCCAGATGCCGAGCGCGATAAACAGCAGCAGGGAGAAGATCACGATCCGCCGTGCGCCGGTGTAGCCGCTTTCGGAGTCGAGGGCATTGTCCAGGTCTTCCATCGCGGCGACGTCACGCTGACTGATTTTCATTTTTCCACTCCCGTCCGGTTGCCTGCTGCTGTTGCTGCATACGGCTGTTGCTCAGGGCCTGCGCTTTCGGCGCGTCCATCACCAGCATGCCCTCTTTCAGCACCACCACGCGCTCCACCAGCTCCAGCACCGGAACGCGGTGGGTAGCGACCACCAGGGTGCGGTTGCCGAGCCAGGCGCTCAGACGCTGGATAAACTCCCGCTCGGTGTGCTCGTCCAGCGAGGCCGTGGGTTCATCCATCAGCACGATATTCGGGTCCCGCAGGAGCATACGCGCCAGCAAAATGGACTGGCGCTGACCGCCGGATAACCCGACGCCGTTTTCCATAATTGGGTAGTCCAGCCCTTTCGGCAGCTTCTGGACAAAAGCCGCTGCGCCGCACATCTCCAGCACCTCGAAAATTTCTTCGTCGGTGGCGCGCGGCATGCCGAGAGTGATGTTCTCGCGCAGGGTGCCGTAAAACAGCCGCGCGTTCTGGGTCATAAAGCCGACGTTGCGCCGCACGTCCGCCACGTCGAGATGAGGCAGACTGAAGTTGTCGAGACGCAGCTCGCCGCCCGCCAGATCCATGCCGCCCGCCATCGCCTGTAGCAGCGTCGATTTCCCCGCGCCGTTGCGCCCGAGGATCGCCACCTTCTCGCCGGGTTTGATCTCCAGGCGGTTAATACGCAGCGCCATGCGCGGATCTTCCGGGTGATAGCGGAACTGCGCCTGCTCAAACAGATAATGGCCGCGCAGCACGTCCTGGCGGATCGGTGTCTCTTCCCGCTGGTTTTCCGTGGGCAGTTGCATGATGCTGTCCAGCCCTTCCTTCGCCGCTTTGACCTGCTGCCAGCGCGCCAGCACGCCGCACAGGGTGGCCATCGGCGCAATCATGCGCGAGGCCAGCATCGAGGCGGCGACCACCGAACCGGTGGTTAAGGTGCCGTCGATCACCATCGGTGCGCCGACCACGATCACCCCGGCATACACCAGGCTTTGAATGGTCATCCCCCAGTTGATCAGGTTCTGCGTCAGCTCGCGGGTGCGCAGGCCGGATTCGGCGGTGATCTGGATATAGCTGTTCCACTGCTGCAAAAAGCGGTTCTCCGCCTGCATCAGCTTGATGTCCTCCAGCCCCTGCACGCTCTCCACCAGCACCGCGTTGCGCAGGGTTGATTCATGCGCCGACTGCTTCGCCAGCGCCGCCAGTTTCTTTTGCAGCAGCAGGCCGGGCAGCACCATGATGACCGCCGCGACCGGGGCGATCCACGCCAGCTGCGGGGCGATGATCGCCAGCACCACCACGAACAGTAAGAAGAAGGGGAGATCGACAATGGTCGAAATGGTGGAGGAGGTGACCATCTCGCGGATCTGCTCCAGCTCGCGCAGCTGGGAGATAAAGCTGCCGGTAGAGCGCGGGATGGCGCTGTTGCGCAGGCGCAGGGCGTGGCCGAAGACGCGATCCGAGACGCGCAGATCCGAGCGTTTGCCCAGCAGATCCATGATGTGCCCGCGCGCCACGCGCAGCACAAAGCCAAACAGCGTGGCGATCAGCACGCCGATGGTCAGCACGTAAAGCGTAGGGTAGGACTGGGCGGGGATCACCCGGTCGTACACCTGCATTGAAAAGACAATGCCCGACAGCGACAGCACGTTGATAAACAGCGCCGCCAGCATCACCCAACTGTAGGGGCGCAGGTCGCGCATCACCAGCCGGTAGAGCCAGTCCGGACGGTATTTCGAGATATAGGCGTCCACGCGGCTGTCCTTCAGCGCGGCCAGCGGGCGCAGGGCAATAACGTGGCGGATGGCGGGCAGCATCGCGCTCAGCGACAGACGGTTGGTGTGTGTTGCGTCATCGAAGAAACTGACTTCCAGGGTGTCCTCGCCGTCGAAGTGATCGATGACGCCAATTCTCCCCTCGGTTAGCTCCACCACCACCGGCAGACGCCAGCTGTTGATGGCATGCCGATCCGCCGTCAGTAGCTGAAACGACAGCCCGGCTTCGCGGGCGAGCTGGGTAAGGGCCGGGACCCTCTGCTTGCCCTTAAGCCACGGGGCACCTGCCATCAGCGCGCCGGGCGAACAGGCCACGCGATAGCGCGTGGCAACGTAGCCAAAGGCCTGCGCCCACTGCGCCAGCGCCTCATCCGTCATGGGCTCACCCTGCGGGATATCGCGTTGCTTCATGGCTGGATCTCCACGGTCTGGATGGTGCGATTTTCAAGGTCGAACGCGTGGCGCAGGCGTCCGGTATTGTAGAGGCAGTTCAGCTGGAGCTGATGAAGCTGCCCGGCGGTTTGCTGCTGGGTGAAGCGGGC
This region of Enterobacter cancerogenus genomic DNA includes:
- a CDS encoding short chain dehydrogenase → MKIVIIGASGTVGRAVTEELSRRHETIRVGRTQGDLQVDITSQESVSALFDSVGKVDAIVSASGGLHFGPLSTMKDSDFNQGLQDKLLGQVRLALTGQHYLNEGGSITLISGIVAHEPIAQGVNATTVNAALEGFVRAAACELPRGIRINLISPTVLTESADAYDGFFPGFESVPAARVAQAYRRSVEGVQSGRIYTVGY
- a CDS encoding xanthine permease, translating into MKNMKLEWKRGDWAAYFGLMTNNLTNLLTMMGLLIFVVGIPKEIVYGRIAPAFGLAVLVASVCYTWFGLQMARQTGRNDVTALPSGPSAPSIFTVTFLVLMPVYQQTGDADFAIQIGLVWCFVEALILAGGSFLGETIRRMIPRTVLLSCLSGLGLLLLAMNPMLQAFEAPTVSFIVLLLIFINWFGKKPIFARIPTGLLLLIAGTLLAWISGLQSPEAIRASMSSFGFNPPSVHIDGFMQGLPHALPYLASAVPLGLANYIFDLENIESAHAAGDEYPTRKVMLANGLASMLGCLMGNPFPVTVYVGHAGWKAMGASIGYTLASGVTMFIVPLFGLGAFMLAIIPMTAIVPILVFIGVVTANQVVRETPKVEVPVIFICLFPWIANWALTMVNSVMGAAGTSAAKIGTDVLHSKGIYYEGLVHLGSGAPLASMLWGCIAIFAIINKPLRGAVAAAGGALLALFGVIHAPVVGFAEGSSLLFVTAYLMMGGMFVVKHVLDSRETASAAAPVSES
- a CDS encoding carbamate kinase family protein, with amino-acid sequence MKELMVVAIGGNSIIKDNASQSVEHQAQAVKAVAESVLEMLASDYDIVLTHGNGPQVGLDLRRAEIAHEREGLPLTPLANCVADTQGGIGYLIQQALNNRLAARGEQKAVTVVTQVEVDENDPGFTHPTKPIGAFFSEAQRDALQLEHPAWQFVEDSGRGYRRVVASPQPLRIVEADAIKTLTQKGFVVIGAGGGGIPVVRTQAGEYQSVDAVIDKDLSTALLAREIHADVLVITTGVEKVCINFGKPNQQALDRVSVAQMTRYREEGHFPAGSMLPKIVASLEFLHHGGKRVVITSPDCLAAALRGETGTHIVNEGR
- a CDS encoding amidohydrolase family protein, which encodes MKENKSRREFISQSGKMVTACALFGATGSVAYAADSAKPTCETGKPMSITAKHYYLDNVLLEAGFTFDGGVATSTRTEQKTLEIRDGKIVALRDNQSHADATLPHYDAGGKLMLPAMRDMHIHLDKTFYGGPWRSLNRPAGTTIQDMIRLEQKLLPELQPYTQARAEKLIDLIQSKGSTIARSHCNIEPVSGLKNLENLQAVLARRSAGFDCEIVAFPQHGLLLSNSEKLMREAMQAGAHYVGGLDPTNVDGAMEKSLDTMFQIALDYDKGVDTHLHETSPAGVAAVNYMVETVEKTPELKGKLTISHAFALATLNEQQVDEIATRMAAQQVTIASTVPIGTLHMPLKQLRDKGVFVMTGTDSVIDHWSPYGLGDMLEKANLYAQLYIRPNEQSLSRALGIATGDVLPLNEKGERVWPKAQDAASFVLVDASCSAEAVARISPRTATFHNGNLVWGTVG
- a CDS encoding YlbE family protein; this encodes MTTLFNQPLNVINVGIAMFSDDLKQQHIPVTHLDWTPPGQGNMQVVEALDQLADAPLAEKIAAANAIALERIIQSHPVLVGYDQAINVVPGMTRTTILHAGPPVAWENMCGAMKGAVTGALVFEGLAKDIEDAERVAASGDITFSPCHEHDCVGSMAGVTSASMFMHIVENKTYGNRAFTNLSEQMAKILRMGANDQSVIDRLNWMRDVLGPMLRDAMNILGEIDLRLMLAQALHMGDECHNRNNAGTTLLIQALTPGLIQAGYPVEQQREVFEFVASSDYFSGPTWMAMCKAALDAAHGIEYSTVVTTMARNGYEFGLRVSGLPGQWFTGPAQQVIGPMFAGYRPEDSGLDIGDSAITETYGIGGFAMATAPAIVALVGGTVEEAVDVSRQMREITLGENPNVTIPLLSFMGIPTAIDITRVAGSGILPVINTAIAHKDAGIGMIGAGIVHPPFSCFEKALLTFRDRYFL